Part of the Antechinus flavipes isolate AdamAnt ecotype Samford, QLD, Australia chromosome 2, AdamAnt_v2, whole genome shotgun sequence genome is shown below.
GGAGCCTCCCTGGCAACCAGGTGCCCCCCTGGACCAGCCTGCTCCTCGAATTCACCCCGGATCCCAGCAGAGCCTGGTGGGAGTTCTGCTGCAGCTCCAGGAGGTTTCCTTGGGCAGCGAGCCCTTGCCCAAGAGTAAGTGCCAAGAGCAGCAGCCTGGGCCCCCTGGCACCAAGGAagcttcccttcccccactgccACTCACTCAGGCTTGGGGGCATGGGATGGGAAGCCGGGAAGACCAAGCCCTCAGAGGGAGACCCATCCCCAGGTGAGCTAGGAGACCAGGGCTATCCACGGCCAACTCCCAGTGTAAATGGGCCAGTCCCGGGGGGCAGAGCACGGTGAGAGGCAGCATTTCTGGGGACCCAGGGCATCTCCTCTGGCCATCCATTTGATGTGGGACAAGTCAGGTGGTGACTTCCTCTTCCATAAAAGGAGGGGTTTGGACCAGCTGATGTTCAAGAACTTAGGAAATTGGCAGTGTCTCCCTGACCCCCAGGGAAGGACCTAAAAAACCACGAGAAGGAGAACGTGAGGCGGATCCGGGAGATCCAGAAGCGGTGCCAGGAGCAGGAGCGGGGACAAGACCACGGCCGGCCGAAGCCGCTCAAGGCCCTGTGGCGCTCGCCCAAGTATGACAAAGTGGAGTCCCGGCTGAAGGCCAAGCTGCAGgtactcccccccacccccgtctccccttccccccagcttCTGACCGCCTCTGCCTGGCTGGGCTGGGGCCAGGGGCtgcagggggaggagggagggcttCCCTTCAGAGCCCGCCTGACGCAGTCCCTCTGCTTCCCCCAGGAGCCATCCCCTGCCTCTGTGCCAGAGCTTCCGGCTTTCCTGCGGGCTTATTCCCGCTGTGGGCCTGGGGTGCAGCCTCGTCGTGGGGCTTCCGCAGGCCTGGCTTCGCCCAGCACTGATGGTTCCCAGCCTCCGGGCCCTGATGCCAAGGTGATGCATCTGCATGGGGTGCTGGggtggaaaggaggaaagggcaGGTGGCCCAGGACAGCCACCCATGCGCTCCCCTCTCCTGCAGGGCCAGGGTCCGGCGGTGGACTTCATCACCCACAATGCTCGGACAGCCAAGGTCGCGCCTCGGCGGCGGTCACGCTCCCTGCAGTGTCTGGCTGAGGTACGGGAGCAGCAGCGGCGGGCCCAGGAGGAATACAACACCAGGCAGAAGGGCCACGTGCCCCACTAGTAGGTCCTTCCTGGTCCCTGCTCCGTGCCCCGTGCCCTCTGGCCCCACCGGGGTCCTCAGCCCAGAGGAAGGGAGACAGCGCCCCAGTGCTCCGCCCCACTTTGCCGAAGGGCCGAGGGAGGCCATTGGGTCTGGGCTGGGCATCTGGGGACGGGGTAGCTCACTCACTCTGCCTTCGGTAGTCTGGTGGAACGGAAAGATCTGTGGCGCCGGGAAGCTGAGGAGCGTCAGCGAAACCAGCCCGACCCCGAGATACCCGCAGGCCATACCATGATGCCCGAGAGCCAGCGCCTCAGCACCCTGAACTCCCTTCTCCAGAGTGAGTGTCCAGGCCAGTTAGGGTCGGGGGGCACCAAGGAGAGGGAGCCAGAAAACTTCCCCCCAGTACCTCACTTCCTGCCAGCCTGTCCCCTGTGGCTGCGGGCCATGTGCAGCGGCCTGACTCCTGCTGAGTCCTGGGGTCCTAACTGCCGAGGAGGGGAGCTGGAACCCTGTACCCTGAGCCCTTTTCTTTCTCAGAACAAGAAGAACTGCTTAAGGAGCTGGTGCTGTTGCCTTCTGGAGCCGACTCCCTTCGAGCCCAGAACCACAAGGCCGAGCTAGAGAAGAAGCTTTCCCAGGTGGAGGAGGCCCTCAAGATCTTCTCCCGACCCAAAGTCTTCGTCAAGATGGACTCCTGAGCTCTTCCCCTCTGGCCCACAGGAAGGCCACTGGAAACCCCTCTGCCCCTTCCGAGGAGAGGAGTGGCTTGAGGGGTCCTGAAAGGGAAGGTTCTCGTACTTGTGACCCAAGTGTACTGTGGTAACCCCCTGAACCCCTCCCCAAGGGCAGCAGAAGGAACAAGCCCAGGGAGCCGCCGTcaagaatatttttctgtttttaaattaaaccttttttttacATGAGCAATGACCCCAATCTCCTTACTCCTGACCTCTTCCCAAGTTAATGTTTCTCTAGAAATGCCAGGCTAAGTGGGCATGGAGGCACGGAGAGGGGGCTCTGTCAGCCACATCAGCCAGCTTTGGGGGGAGAGTGACAGCAGGACAGCTATTCCTGTGGAACCCAAAGCTCAGCAGCTTTGCCAGTTCCGGGGTCATGCTGAGGGGGGTCCCAGGGCCCTTGGTGGCCTCCTGTGGATGAGGGCCAGGAGGAGCTGCTGCCGAGAACAATGACAGTGGGACAGCACAGCCCACAAGACATCCTggctccttccccttcctctccctgagtcttgggaaggaggaaagggccAGCTGTGGCACCTGCGGGCCTGGCCCCCTCGTGGCATTTGTGACTCAGCTAACCCCAAAGAGCTTTCCCTGCAGTGGAGAAGGGCTGGTGTTTTCTAGAAAAGCTTTAatatttcacagatggggaaggATGCATGAGCAAAGGCCCCGCCTCAGCTCATGAAAAGTCAGCTCCCCGTCCGGCTGCCCGCCGAGAGAGCGCTTGGGACTGGGGAGGGAGGCGGAGGTCGAGGAGGGGCACCTTGGGGGACCCTTATCCCTCCTTGGCCCCGGTGTCCACCAGCCCAGGCAGGGGCCAGAGGTGTGTGTGAGCAGGACAGCAGCCCCAGGGTTCGGCCGGGCAAAGCCCGGACTATAGGGTGACGCCACTGCCATCTTCCCTTAGACTGCCCCCCCGGGCAGGGCTGGCCCCGTCCTGACTGTCCAGGGACTGTAAGGACCCTCGAGAGCCGGGGAGTGAGCGGCTGGGCCGCAAGTCCCGGGGGGAGGGGGCCGGAGGCGTCCCATTTGGGCAGGGCGGGAAGTAGCCAGGCAGCCCGTGGCTCTCGATGACCAGGTCACTGTCCTCATCGCTGTCTGGCTCGGGAACTTCTGCGGGAGGGAGGGGCGCGGCGGGCTGCGACCCCCCCGGTCGGCCCGCCCCCGCCCGCACCACGTTGTTGCGCTGGTTGGCCGGCTTGACGGTGACAATGAGGTTGTGGCTGTTGGCCACCATCATGTCTGTCACCTGGTCCAGCGACTTGCCGGCCACATCGATGCCGTTGACCTCGAGGATTTCGTCACTGACGGCCAGGAGGCCGGTACTCTCGGCCAGGCCGCCCCGCACCAGGCGGGAGATGAAGATGCCGGGCACCTTCTCCAGGCCCTGGGGCGCCACGCGCACGCTCACGCCATCCCTGATGTAGAAGCCCAGCGGGCGGTCCGAGCCGTGCTTGTGCAGCTTCACTCGCCGGTGGCTCTCAGGCAGCAGGTCCACGTCGATGACGGAGGAAATCTGACGGAAGTCCTGGGGAAGGCTGATGAGGAGTGGGGGGCGCGTCCGATGGGGGGCCGCGGGCCGCAGGAGCAGCCCCTTCTTCCGGCGCTGCAAGGAGTTGGAGGTAAAGGCCATGCCCGTGGGATCGGCTTCTGCTGTGGGAGGGAGCGGAGCTCAGGACTGTCCCTCAGGCAGCTCTCCCCCACCAGCCCCCCGGGCCTGCCTCAAGTTAGCTGGCTGCCCAGCCAGTCTCCACCTGGCCCCACGGTGGGGGAGAGCTCTCCCCTTCCCACCGCACTTTGGGCAGCACCTTCTCTGCAGGCCCCGGGGTCTCTCGGCTCTGGTTTGGAGCCAGGGCAGCTTCCCTGGGACGGCGTGTGCTTCCCTACCACGCTGCCCCTCATGCAGCCCCAAGAGTCACAGGCACGAGAAAACAGAAGAACCCCCTGGGGATAATAGTGTGGGGGGCACTCAGggctcaaatcctgcctctgctgCTCATCACCTGCGTGACCTTTGATAAGACCCTTCCTTTCACctccttttctttatctgaacTGACAGAGAGGGAGCAGATACTTGTTTGTTTGACCCAATGAGCTCCAGTGAGGGTGGCAGAGAGCACTTAGCTGCCCGggtcaccccaccccaccccggcCTTCCATTCTCCAGCAGCCCCCTGTGCAGCCTGACAGTCCTCTTCCCACTGGCGTGGGCCTGTCTGTGCTGATCCAGCAGCAAGACCCCCTGCTGTGACCCCCCCCACCGGCGCAGGTCTCTCACCCCTCTTCTGCACCAGCAGCCGGAGAGGCGGGTGCGTGCTGGCCAGCGCCCGGTGCAGGTTGTCGTCGTTGGTGAGGGGCAGCAGGTCCCCGTGCACGTCGGTGTAGCCCAGCAGCACGTCCAGGCCCGGGATCTGGTGCACGGCCCGAAGCAGCCGCGAGAACTCCTGGAAGCCTCCCACCGAGGCTCGGGGCAGGGCGAAGCGCCGGAACTCGGCATCGAACTGAGGGGAGGGGGCCTGAGTCAGGCTCCGGGCAGCCCTGGAGAGGGGCCCGAGCCATCTTGGCGGGCAGAGCCTCCCCCGTGCCCAATACACACGCGCGCGCACtgacacgcgcgcgcacacacagaCACGGACCATCCAACCCCAGCCCGTATCCCCTCCCCTGGGAGGGGACCTTGGGGGCTCGGGCGGAGGGGGAAGGGGATCAGAGCCTCGAGGGTACGCTCGGGACAGCAGGGAGCAGCGAGGTGCTGCTGTGGATGGGGGTGGGCTGAGGGGGGGACGCGGAACGAGTAGGAGTCGGTGGGGGAGCTGAATGCAGGAGACAGCTCCAGGACtccgcagcagcagcagcagcaggaagcCCGGGCTGGGGCCCCTCTGCACCCCCGCACTGGGTCCGGACCCCACCCCGAGAGGCTGGCTCTGTATGCCCGGCAGGGGTCCGGGGCAGGGCCAGCCCCCGCCCCCAGATTCAGGCCCCCGTCAGGGGCTGCCGCCAGAGCGGCCCAGGATGCCAAGGAGAGAAGGCAGGGAAGGGAGGACAAGGAGCGCAGAGGCGCGGGAGGCGGCTcggggatggagaaagggagcCGGGACCCGGGCAGGCGAGGGGGCGAGGGGCACGGGGCCGGGGCCCTTACTTTGCTCTTCACCTCGATGATGCTGTCGGGGCTCCGCGCAGGGGTCCGCTGAGGCTTGGCCATGGCTGGgccggggccgggccgggccagGGCTGAGGCCGAAGCGGCGCAGGTGCACAGCCCGGCCCCTCCCCGGCTTCCCCCGCCCGCGCCCTGCAGCAGTgcccgccccgccccctccccgctCTCCCCTCCCcgctcccctccctctctcttcgcGCTGTCCGAGAGCCGCTCGCCCCGAAgactggggaggggagaggagggggggaggtGGGTACCGACCATGACGTCATCTgcgtgggggagggggaggctccGAAGGCCCGCACGGATGGAACGCGGAGACAACGTTCCCTAGGTaactgggggtgggagggggaggacTGGCGACCCACTGTCCGCCCCAACGTGCTCGCGCGTGGGTGTGTGGCGATGCGCTTCGCTCCCCCTCCCTCCCGGGCCCAGCGGGGCTCTCCGCGTCCCTGTCATTACTCGCGGCTTCTCCCCCGGTGCAGAGCAGGGGAGGGCGGGGAAGGCCACGGTGGCCAGGACACAACCTCCGAGTCTGACGCCCTGATCCCCGACCCAGTGAGGCGGCACCGCCTAAGCTCCCCTCCAGCAAAGGCCTGCACGGGGGACCGGAGGGGCCCAGGACAGACTTCCCCACCCCCGAGCCCCTCTAGGATAACCCCCTCGCCGTCTCCTGCATTCATTCAAACAAAAACTGCTTAAACACCTACGGAGGCGTTGGGGGGAGTACTCAATTGAGGGAAGACCGTGGTCCCCGGCGCTTACAGCCCCCTAGGGGGTACAGAGTGGGTGCGCAGATGCGTGGGCGCCAGACTTAATCTCGGGAGACTCGGGTTTCAATCCTGATAATACTGCtagctgtgggcaagtcattttctttgaggcaatttccacatctgtgaaatggacATAATACCTGAACTACCTACCTTACAGGGTAGTGCCGCAGGTAAATCTCACAGAGCTAACATTATGGCACAAAGATAactataataaacaaaattaccTCCTAATTAGGGAGGTGCAAAACAAAGTTGTTTATGTGATCCAAGGAGGGTGTCATTACCAGCGGAGGGATGGGAAAAAGCCTCATGATGGAGAGATCTAAGTTGGTGGGAGGatggttcttaaaaaaaaagctctcttTGTATTGTGTGACCTTAGGTCAGTCACCGacccttatctgtaaagtggggtgACTAGGAGGAGGAATAGAAAGTAACTAAGGTCCATTCTAGTTCTGAATCTTAACAAATGGGgttgtattctctctctccctctctctcagtcTCCCTCGATCTGTTTCTAGggctctccctttctccctctccccttttctttctgtctctttctttctctccattgaCCCAATCTTTTCCTCAAAGTAGCGCTGCTTTTCAGCTTTCTCCAGCTGCTGGCAAAACTCTCAGTTATCCCAACAGGTAAagactttatatttttgtttcctaGCAATGCCATCCCCAGGCTTGGCCATTTCTAACGATGACTAACTGCTCACTCCTCTAGAAGTTGCTCC
Proteins encoded:
- the ENKD1 gene encoding enkurin domain-containing protein 1 isoform X1, with product MCEGPSKISGPIPPDPTLFPNYYKRPGTPRSLEGSARKLSLEPPWQPGAPLDQPAPRIHPGSQQSLVGVLLQLQEVSLGSEPLPKRKDLKNHEKENVRRIREIQKRCQEQERGQDHGRPKPLKALWRSPKYDKVESRLKAKLQEPSPASVPELPAFLRAYSRCGPGVQPRRGASAGLASPSTDGSQPPGPDAKGQGPAVDFITHNARTAKVAPRRRSRSLQCLAEVREQQRRAQEEYNTRQKGHVPHYLVERKDLWRREAEERQRNQPDPEIPAGHTMMPESQRLSTLNSLLQKQEELLKELVLLPSGADSLRAQNHKAELEKKLSQVEEALKIFSRPKVFVKMDS
- the ENKD1 gene encoding enkurin domain-containing protein 1 isoform X3, translating into MIIVAPPLSCLLPARSLEGSARKLSLEPPWQPGAPLDQPAPRIHPGSQQSLVGVLLQLQEVSLGSEPLPKRKDLKNHEKENVRRIREIQKRCQEQERGQDHGRPKPLKALWRSPKYDKVESRLKAKLQEPSPASVPELPAFLRAYSRCGPGVQPRRGASAGLASPSTDGSQPPGPDAKGQGPAVDFITHNARTAKVAPRRRSRSLQCLAEVREQQRRAQEEYNTRQKGHVPHYLVERKDLWRREAEERQRNQPDPEIPAGHTMMPESQRLSTLNSLLQKQEELLKELVLLPSGADSLRAQNHKAELEKKLSQVEEALKIFSRPKVFVKMDS
- the PARD6A gene encoding partitioning defective 6 homolog alpha isoform X1, with the translated sequence MVGTHLPPSSPLPSLRGERLSDSAKREGGERGGESGEGAGRALLQGAGGGSRGGAGLCTCAASASALARPGPGPAMAKPQRTPARSPDSIIEVKSKFDAEFRRFALPRASVGGFQEFSRLLRAVHQIPGLDVLLGYTDVHGDLLPLTNDDNLHRALASTHPPLRLLVQKRAEADPTGMAFTSNSLQRRKKGLLLRPAAPHRTRPPLLISLPQDFRQISSVIDVDLLPESHRRVKLHKHGSDRPLGFYIRDGVSVRVAPQGLEKVPGIFISRLVRGGLAESTGLLAVSDEILEVNGIDVAGKSLDQVTDMMVANSHNLIVTVKPANQRNNVVRAGAGRPGGSQPAAPLPPAEVPEPDSDEDSDLVIESHGLPGYFPPCPNGTPPAPSPRDLRPSRSLPGSRGSLQSLDSQDGASPARGGSLREDGSGVTL
- the ENKD1 gene encoding enkurin domain-containing protein 1 isoform X2, translated to MGGREEEEAGHRTPLQPPDTDIPFHSPLHPSPRFLLAAEAPAMCEGPSKISGPIPPDPTLFPNYYKRPGTPRSLEGSARKLSLEPPWQPGAPLDQPAPRIHPGSQQSLVGVLLQLQEVSLGSEPLPKRKDLKNHEKENVRRIREIQKRCQEQERGQDHGRPKPLKALWRSPKYDKVESRLKAKLQEPSPASVPELPAFLRAYSRCGPGVQPRRGASAGLASPSTDGSQPPGPDAKGQGPAVDFITHNARTAKVAPRRRSRSLQCLAEVREQQRRAQEEYNTRQKGHVPHYLVERKDLWRREAEERQRNQPDPEIPAGHTMMPESQRLSTLNSLLQKQEELLKELVLLPSGADSLRAQNHKAELEKKLSQVEEALKIFSRPKVFVKMDS
- the PARD6A gene encoding partitioning defective 6 homolog alpha isoform X2 produces the protein MVGTHLPPSSPLPSLRGERLSDSAKREGGERGGESGEGAGRALLQGAGGGSRGGAGLCTCAASASALARPGPGPAMAKPQRTPARSPDSIIEVKSKFDAEFRRFALPRASVGGFQEFSRLLRAVHQIPGLDVLLGYTDVHGDLLPLTNDDNLHRALASTHPPLRLLVQKREADPTGMAFTSNSLQRRKKGLLLRPAAPHRTRPPLLISLPQDFRQISSVIDVDLLPESHRRVKLHKHGSDRPLGFYIRDGVSVRVAPQGLEKVPGIFISRLVRGGLAESTGLLAVSDEILEVNGIDVAGKSLDQVTDMMVANSHNLIVTVKPANQRNNVVRAGAGRPGGSQPAAPLPPAEVPEPDSDEDSDLVIESHGLPGYFPPCPNGTPPAPSPRDLRPSRSLPGSRGSLQSLDSQDGASPARGGSLREDGSGVTL
- the PARD6A gene encoding partitioning defective 6 homolog alpha isoform X3; translated protein: MVGTHLPPSSPLPSLRGERLSDSAKREGGERGGESGEGAGRALLQGAGGGSRGGAGLCTCAASASALARPGPGPAMAKPQRTPARSPDSIIEFDAEFRRFALPRASVGGFQEFSRLLRAVHQIPGLDVLLGYTDVHGDLLPLTNDDNLHRALASTHPPLRLLVQKRAEADPTGMAFTSNSLQRRKKGLLLRPAAPHRTRPPLLISLPQDFRQISSVIDVDLLPESHRRVKLHKHGSDRPLGFYIRDGVSVRVAPQGLEKVPGIFISRLVRGGLAESTGLLAVSDEILEVNGIDVAGKSLDQVTDMMVANSHNLIVTVKPANQRNNVVRAGAGRPGGSQPAAPLPPAEVPEPDSDEDSDLVIESHGLPGYFPPCPNGTPPAPSPRDLRPSRSLPGSRGSLQSLDSQDGASPARGGSLREDGSGVTL